The DNA sequence AAAAGCCGTCAGGTAAAGAAAACTTATATCGCACTTGTTTATGGATATATGCAATACAAAGAGGGCTTTATATCAATGCCCATTAAGCGTTCAAAAATTCACCGACAGAAAATGGAAGTAAATCTCTCTGGCAAGACAGCCCTTACTGAATATTCAGTTCTCAGAGAAGGCCTCCTGGAAAAGCATGCTGTTTCCTTGTTGAAGATAAATATATACACTGGAAGAACTCATCAAATAAGAGTACACATGTCACATATAGGACATCCAATAGTGGGAGATAAAAAATATTCAACAAGAAGTTGCAAAAATTGCCCAGAAATAGCACTTCATGCATTGAAAATAGAGTTTTCGCATCCAACTTACGACAAAACAGTTAGCTTTACTGCTCCTCTGCCAGATGACCTACAAGATTTTCTAAAAAAATGCAATATCGACTACGACTTCGACTTATAAACTCTGCCCCAATACTCCTTTAGATTGGCTACTTCCTTTTCCAACCATTTATAATTTTCTACATACCAGTCCACAGTTTCTTTCAGGCCCTGCTCAAAAGAATAAGATGGTCTCCACCCCAGTTCTTTTGAAATCTTTTCGGTATCCAGAGCATAGCGAAAGTCATGTCCAGGTCTATCTTTTACAAATTCAATAAGATCTTCAGATCTATTTAATATATTCAATAGTTTTTTTACCAGGTTTAGGTTGGTCATCTCTTCGCCGCTGCCAATGTTATAAGCGTTCGAATCCTTGCCCTCAGCAAGAACTTTAAAGATAGCGCTGCAGCAATCCTTTACGTATGTCCACTCCCTAAAATTGCCTCCATCTGCATAGACAGGGACTTTTTGATTATTTAAAGCTTTGAAAATTACTACAGGAATCAGCTTCTCTGGAAACTGCCACATACCATAGTTGTTCGATGGCCTAACTATTCGTGTTCTCAGAGAAAAGGTTCTCGCATAAGCATTTATCAAGAGATCAGCGCTCGCCTTGCTCGCAGAATATGGGGAATTTGGCT is a window from the Thermodesulfobium sp. 4217-1 genome containing:
- the rfbB gene encoding dTDP-glucose 4,6-dehydratase — encoded protein: MNILITGGAGFIGSEFVRQAVEKGHRVSVIDKLTYAGSMDRINSVIGDIAFYEDDIRNEDSIKKIIKTDKVEAVINFAAETHVDRSILEPNEFVNTNICGTTSILNSLINSDVLLVHVSTDEVYGELGKEGKFSENNPLKPNSPYSASKASADLLINAYARTFSLRTRIVRPSNNYGMWQFPEKLIPVVIFKALNNQKVPVYADGGNFREWTYVKDCCSAIFKVLAEGKDSNAYNIGSGEEMTNLNLVKKLLNILNRSEDLIEFVKDRPGHDFRYALDTEKISKELGWRPSYSFEQGLKETVDWYVENYKWLEKEVANLKEYWGRVYKSKS